The nucleotide sequence GGCGCTGGAAAGAGTACCCTGATTAACCTTGTCTGCCGGTTCTTCGATGTAGCGGAAGGAGCAATTCTTGCCGATGGCGTCGACATCCGTAGCTACAAAGTGGAACCCTACCGTCGAAACGTGGGGATCGTTCTACAGGATCCATTTTTGTTTTACGGAACCATCGCCGAAAACATCGCCTACGGACTTCCAGACGCGACCCGTTCACAGATCATCGAGGCGGCAAAAGCCGCCAAAGCTCACGAATTCATTCTGCAGCTGGCCGATGGATATGACTCTCTGGTGGGAGAAAGAGGGCAGTCTCTGTCAGGAGGGGAGCGGCAGCGCATCAGCATTGCACGCGCACTGCTGATTGATCCGAGGATACTGATTCTGGACGAAGCGACGTCGGCTCTTGATTCCACCACCGAGCGCCAGATTCAGGAGGCGTTGCAGAACCTTGTCCGTGGAAGAACCACGATTGCCATTGCTCACCGACTCAGCACCCTTCGTCAAGCTCACCGCATTATGGTGATCGAACGGGGACGATTGGTGGAAATCGGCACGCACGAGCAGTTGCTGAAAATCAACGGTGCGTATGCAGCACTTCACCGTGCTCAGCAGGAACAAACCAAAGATATTGGCTGGTAAGAAGCCGTGCGTGTTAACCGGTTATCCTGCGTTTTCATCTGCTCATCACCACTCTTGTTGCCTCACTTCTTCAGAAAGCGTCCGAAATGACGGTCTCACAAGCCCAGAAACCCGTCGAGCATGTTCTTGTTGTTCCGACGTTGCTTTTTCATGAGCTCGGTTACTTCCAGGGGTTCGAGTCGCGTATTGATCGATACATCAATACTTTGCTTGATCCCGCCCACACCAGTTTCCGGCCGCGAAACGAAGTGGAGGAAGACCCCAGCTACAAACAACTGATTCCGTATTGTATTTTCCGGTATGAGGGAAAAGTCTTCTTCTATAAACGGGGGAAACTGGGAGGAGAAGGCCGCTTGCATAGCAAAAGATCGATCGGTATTGGGGGGCACATTTCTTCAACCGACAGGCTTTCCGGTGACCGCCGTTATTTGGAGGCGATGCACCGGGAAATTGAAGAAGAAGTCTTTCTGGAATCAGGGTTTACAGACCGATGTGTGGGGCTGATCAATGACGATGAAACCCCCGTAGGACGGGTGCATTTGGGAATCGTTCACATTTTTGATCTCGACATGGCCAAAGTTCGCCCACGTGAAGAGTCGATCTTAGAGACAGGATTCGCAGATCCCGCGGAATTGCTACAGGTCCACGACGAGTTTGAAACCTGGTCACAGATTTGCCTCAAGCATCTGTTTGGTTGATGACGACGCGAGGGCATTGGGGCAAAGCGGGAGGCCGTTTCAATAGATTCAGGCTGATCTCGAGGCGACACTGAGGGGGAAGTCGTGACCATGGAGGGTTATTCGATGTCGAAACAATGGAATCGTAGAAGCGTAATCAGCGCGGCCGTCATGGCAGCAGCCGTTCCCGTCTCCGGGGTGATTGCCGCGACGGAAAAGAAGGCGGATCCTGTCGTTAAAGGCAAACTAACCGATCAGACGCTCGGAAATTTGCTGCAGGCGATGGGCCTCGAGACCAAGGTCCAGGAAACACGCTACGACTTCGGATTCAAGGCGACCATTGAGGATCAGGAGTGGGAACTCTCCATGTCCACTGTGCTGAGCCAGGACGCCAGTTCCGTCTGGGTGATGGCTTGGCTGGATGAACTTCCCAAGTCAGCAGCAGACGTTCCCCGGACAGCACTGCTTCGACTGCTGTCGGACAACGACAAATTGGGGAAAGGAAAGTTCTTCGCTTATATCGCTGCGAATCGGCGATTTGTCCTTCAGCGAGTTGTTCCGAACGAAGGAATGACTGCAGAGAAGTTCCGTGCCGTGCTCGACGACCTGGGTGAGTCCGTTGTCGCTACCCACCCACACTGGAGTGTCTCGAACTGGACTTCGTCGGGAGATGATCCCGCTGCCGCCGCCAAGGCTGCTCCCCCTGTGAAGGGAAGCCTGCCTGCAAGCGGTGTCAATAAAGCCGTCGGTACGCAATCAACCGGTCAGGGTAAGGTTCTGAAGACCGGCGTGAATAATTCGAAGCTTGGAGACTCACAAAAGAAGTAAGTACGGAGAGTCCACGTTGAGAAGGTTGCGGTCGGTTTAATGACTCGGGAGGAATTGAACCGCTCTGAACTTTCGACACGGATGTGCAGTCCCGCATGGCTGAAAGCCCGCTGACCAATCTGGTCGCGGGCTGAGCTTTTAGCTGGAGACACGCTCGAAGGCTCACCGTCGCCGCTACCGGGGTTTGACTTGTCCCTCGCGATCTTTCCGGAACATCTCGTCCAGGACAATCGGATGCCAGGATCCATCTCGCTGTTCGGCGGGCGCATAGTGTCGCCTGGCCCAGGTGCGCATCCGCATTTCTTCTACTGGATCGACATCATGGCTACTGACTTGTTCGAACATAACCAGTCCGCTCACGATACCCTCCTCCACCGTACTAACGGCTCCGAATTGCTAAAGAACCGAACGACTGAACTCGCTCGACGCCTGCCAGCGTAAACAAATTTGAA is from Schlesneria sp. DSM 10557 and encodes:
- a CDS encoding type III secretion system chaperone, with product MSKQWNRRSVISAAVMAAAVPVSGVIAATEKKADPVVKGKLTDQTLGNLLQAMGLETKVQETRYDFGFKATIEDQEWELSMSTVLSQDASSVWVMAWLDELPKSAADVPRTALLRLLSDNDKLGKGKFFAYIAANRRFVLQRVVPNEGMTAEKFRAVLDDLGESVVATHPHWSVSNWTSSGDDPAAAAKAAPPVKGSLPASGVNKAVGTQSTGQGKVLKTGVNNSKLGDSQKK
- a CDS encoding phosphoesterase, with the protein product MTVSQAQKPVEHVLVVPTLLFHELGYFQGFESRIDRYINTLLDPAHTSFRPRNEVEEDPSYKQLIPYCIFRYEGKVFFYKRGKLGGEGRLHSKRSIGIGGHISSTDRLSGDRRYLEAMHREIEEEVFLESGFTDRCVGLINDDETPVGRVHLGIVHIFDLDMAKVRPREESILETGFADPAELLQVHDEFETWSQICLKHLFG